Genomic DNA from Mycobacteroides chelonae CCUG 47445:
AAACCTTGTCGGATACCGCCATGCTGTACGTCACCCACGACCAAAGCGAGGCATTGGCTCTGGCGGACCGGATTGCCGTCATGCGCAACGCGGAGCTTGTCGATGTCGATACCGCACGGAACCTGTGGACCCGGCCGCCCTCCGATTTCACCGCGAACTTCCTCGGTGGGGCGAACCTGATCCCCTGCACCGTGGGACGGGTGTCGGGTGAGTCGGCACTGGTCTCGGTGGGAGACAAGGTACTGAGCGTCACCGCACCAAAGCCCGAAGTCGGCCGTGACCCTTGGGCGCCCGGAGCCAATGCGATGGTGTGCATACGCCCACACGCACTTTCCGTGGTCGCCGCGAGCGAACCGGGTGCACTGCGGGCACGCGTGGCCACCCAGGTGTGGCGCGGAGCATCGACCAGGCTGTCGCTCGCGGTGAACGGATTTCCCGACCAGCTCATTGACGTGGACGTCCCCGGGCATGGCGAATTTTCACCAGATTCTGCTGTCGGCGTGAAGTTCCCGGAGCCGGCCGGAGTCCTCGTCACCATTCCGGGGGAGGCGGAATGACCACGGTTCTGGAACGCGCCAATCCCACGGACGCAAAACCCGGTAGGGAACCACGGCGGACCGTGCCCATGCTGTGGGCGCTGCCGCCGCTTGTCGTCATGATCGTCATCATCGTGTACCCGCTGCTGCGTGTGTTGTCGAATTCCGCTGAAGGAAAGGGGAACAGCACGTGGCTGGCGGTGCTGACCTCAACGCTATTCCAGCGTGCCCTGGTGAGCACGGCGCAGATCGCGGTGCTCACCACCATCGGTTGCCTGGCGTTGGGAACATTTATTGCCATCGTGCTGTCCTTCGTGCCGTTTCCGGGGTCGGAATTGGTCGGACGACTGATCGATACCGTCCTGGCGCTCCCGTCTTTTCTGATCACCCTCGCCTTCACCTTTCTGTACGGCACCGCGGGTGCGGTCAACGCTGTCGTCGCGGGTATCTCCGGAGGAGCGCGTCCGCTGGACTTCCTGTCCAGTCCTACCGGAGTGATCCTGGCCGAGATCACCTTCTTCACGCCGTTTGTGGTGCGTCCCTTGCTGGCCGCCTTCGCGACAGTCCCACGCGAACAGTTGGATGTTGCCGCGAGCCTCGGGGCCTCACCGTGGCGGGTGCTGCGCACGGTACTGATGCCGGAAGCCTGGCCGGCCCTGATGGCAGGCGGCAGCTTGGTGCTACTTCTGGCGCTCAATGAGTTCGGGATCGTCCTATTCACAGGTGCCAAGGAAGTCGTGACACTGCCGGTCCTGATCTACACCCGGGGCATCGTCACCTTCGATCTGCCGGGCGCGGCAGTCATCGCGACCATTCAGGTAGCGCTGTCACTTGCGTTGTACGGCCTGTACCGGATCATCTTCTCGCGCATGGTGTCCAGGCGGACTACGTTTCACCCCAAGGGGGCATGACATGCTGCTGTGGACCAGGCGGAGCAGACTTATCCTGTGGACGGTCTTCGTGGCCGCGGTCACCGTGATCTTCCTGGCACCGATTGCCACCGTGGTGCTCGCCGGATTCGCCGGCACGTGGACTGGCCCGTTGCCCTCGCAGCTCGGGTTTGAGCGATTCGGGGAGGCGCTCAGCGGTGACGATCTCGCCAGTTTGGCCGTCAGTCTGCAGACGGCCCTCATCGCGAGTGCATTCGCATTGGTGCTCGGCGGCTGGGCCGCGTTGAGTGTGCGCGAGGTGCCGCCATGGTTTCGGAGAGCCATTGATGTCGTCTTCCACCTACCGATCGCAATTCCCTCGGTGGCCATCGGTCTGGGATTGCTGATCGCTTTCAATGAACGTCCCTTCTTACTCGGGGGAACGAAATGGATTGTGATCCTTGCGCATACCGCACTTGTGTTGGCCTTTGCCTTCAGTTCCGTTGCTGCGGCGCTGGAACGTCTTGATCCGGCCTACCGCCAAGTGGCGGAGTCGTTGGGCGCGGGGCCGGGGCGGGTACTGGCGAAGGTGACGCTGCCGCTGCTGATGCCGTCACTGGGTGCGGCCGCCGGACTGGCGATCGCGCTGTCCATGGGGGAGTTGGGAGCGACGGTGATGGTGTATCCGGCCACGTGGAGAACCCTGCCGGTGACCATCTTCGGTCTCTCGGACCGTGGGCAAGTGTTCTCGGCGGCGGCATCCACGACGCTGCTGCTTCTGGTGACGTTACTCGCGCTGCTCGTGGTGGGCAGGGTTCGCGGGAAGGCGGCACTTCGCTAGGCCGAACTGCCCCCAAGCGGGTCCGCCGCTCCTATGATGTCGCTGTCCACATCACCAGACGGGTACGCATTGGCAGATACCGGCGACGGCCACCATCGCTTGGTGGCACAGCCCCACAGCGAGGATGAAGGTCCAATCGCTGAGGCGGAACGCCGTGCGGCACAAATACGTTCGGATCAACACCCGCTCGGCCGCCGTGGCACCACCTGGAACCGCCATGCTCCCTTCTACGTCGGGCTGATGGCGTCGGCCGGTGTGGCCGTGACCTACGGTGTCGTCCATCTCTTGGCGGCTATGTCCTCGGTGTTGATTCTCATCGGGCTGGCGATGTTCGTCGCATTGGGGCTGGAACCGGCGGTGTCATGGTTGGTCAACCACAGATGCCCGCGCTGGGCCGCAGTGTCTGTGGTGGTGTTGGTGGCCTTTGGTGCGCTGGCCGCGTTCCTGGCCGCAGCGATCCCGCCGCTGGTGGAGCAGGGAACTCAGCTAGTGCACCAAACTCCTCGCTACATTCAAGCGGCACAGGACCATTCGTCATTCATTGGTCAAATCAACGATCGGTTCGATGTGCAGCGTCACATCGGCGAGTTCGTCAACCGTGAAGGGGACACCGCGTTCTCGGACCTGTTGCGCGCTGGAACCGCCGTGTTCGGCGCGCTCGCGGACCTCGGCATCGTCGCGGTGTTGACCATCTACTTCCTCATCGACATGCCCCGCATCCGTGCCACGGTGTACCGCCTTGTACCGCACTCGCGTAGGCCACGAGCTGTCCTCATCGGTGATGAGGTGTTCGCGAAGGTGGGGGCCTATGTCGGCGGCAATGTGGTGACCTCGATCATCGCCGGGGTCGCCACCTTCATCTGGTGCGCCGCGTTCGATGTGCCCTACGCGGTGCTACTCGGGGTATTGGTCGCGATGTTCGACCTCATTCCCTACGGATCGACCGTCGCGGGCATCGTTGTTGCCGCGGTGGCGCTCACGGTGTCCATCCCAGTGGCCGCCGGTACCTTGGCCTTCTACGTCGGATTCCGTTGGTTCGAGGATTATGTGTTGACGCCCAAGGTGATTGGTCGTGTAGTCAAGGTGCCCGCAGGGGTCACCGTGGTCGCAGTGCTTATCGGCGGTGCGTTGCTCGGCATCGTCGGTGTGTTGGTCGCCATTCCGATCGCGGCGGCGGTTCAGGTGCTTGCGCAGGAACTGCTGTTCCCGGCGCTCGACGAGGCGTGACTACTGGTACAGATACACACTCTCGGCCGCGCACGGCGGCCGGTCCTTGCCCTCGATCTCGTATTTGATGCCATAGGTCGCCTCCACGGTGCCCTTATCGCGCAACTTGGCCGACAGCAACGTGACATGTCCGCGTACCCGTGCTCCCACGTGTAGGGGCGCAGGGAACCGCACCTTGTTCACGCCGTAGTTGAGTACGGCGTCATATGACGCGATCTCAAGCACCTCGTCCAGGAACGCCGGGGCGAGTGCGAGCGTGAGGTATCCGTGCACGATGGTCCCGCCGAACGGGCCGGCCTTGGCGCGTTCGGTATCGGTGTGAATCCACTGCCTGTCACCCGTCGCGTCGGCGAACTCGTTGACCTGTTCCTGGGTGATCTGAACCCAACTGCTGGTACCCAATTCGACTCTGCCCAGGGACAGCAGCTCCTGTGGTGTCGCCAGCTTGGTGGACATACCGCGCACTCCTTTTCGGGTCGTGGTGCCTGATCGCATTACCGACTTCTCATGCCGGCTGGACCCTTCTTACCCGAGATCGCATGCCTGCCACGGGACAATGCCGAAATCCGGCAGCACGGTACATGCGGGTAATGTTTGCCGACATGAGGTGGTCGGTGCCGCTGGTGGTCGCGTTGCTGCTCGGGGTAGTGGCGTGCCAACGTGGGGTCGACGGCGAGGCGACGGCCGATCGGGCATCCGTATCGGCGGGACCCATTCAGCCCGCCCAGCTCGATCAACTACTCACTCCCGCGCAATCGTTGAGCGTGACGCCGGGAAAGCCGCTATTCGAGACCGATATGCAGTCGGTTCTGTGGATCGGTGCCGACCCCGCCGAATGCCAGGGGGTTGTCGGATACGGCCGTCATCCGCTTTTTCCCACGAACTACACGGGGCGTGAGGCACGGACGCAGACCGATAACCAGTACCCGAACCAGCATCAACTCCTCGAGGTGTCGGCCACCTACCCCGGTGATTTCCAGGCGTCGAGATTCCTCGAGTCGGTGCGTACCACCGTCTCCAAATGTCAGCTTTCGGTCGCTGCCTGGGGGGATGACCAGAAACGCAATACGGTCACGCCCGGCCCGGTGGTTCCGGGTTCGCCGGACATGGTCCGCTGGTCGACGAATCTGGATGGTGATCAATGGATTTGCGAGTTCACCGTGATCGCCAAGGCGAACGTGATCTCGCAGCTGGTCACCTGCTCGGCGGATCGATCGATTGACAACAAGGCACTGTCGGACAAGCGGCTCCAGAAAATTGAGGAGCTGCTCAACTCCAAGGTCTGAGCACCGATCAGGACGCTTCGCGGGCCGCGATGTCCTGTGCGAGCAAGTTCTCGGCCCGTTCGATGATGGCATCGACGGTGAAGTCGAAGTTGGCGTCAGAGATCGTCGCGATCGAATGACCGCGGGATGCCAGATCATGCAGGGTGGGGGCCAGCGAGGCGTTCGGCACCACGCTGCGGGCCTCGCCGGATGCGGGCATAACGGTGTCCATGTGCTCAAGCACCACGATGCCTCGGATATGCAGCGACAGCGAGAAGTACACATCTAACGCGTTATCCGGGCTGAATCCGACGCCGATCAGGGTTTGGACAAGCGATTCCAGGTTTTGAATGCTGGCCTGCAATGCCTCGGCGCTGAGCTCGCTGGTGCGCATCAAGATGAGCTCGACGAGCACCGGACGTTCCCGGAACGCCTGCCGCATTCGGCGGGTGTGACTGCGCAGGGCGTCCTGCCAGGTTTCGTCGCCAACGAAGGGTGCGGCGAAGTGATACTGCTTGGTGGCGCGGTCGGTCATCGCGTCGAGAAGCTCGCCCTTTTTGCGGAAGTACCAGTAGATACTGGTCACACCGACATCGAGATGCTTCGCTAGCAGCGGCATGCTCAGCCCACAGATCCCTATTTCCTCGGCGAGCTCAAATGCTCCGGCGATGATGTCCTCGGCGGTGATGGAGCCGCGGCGCCGTCGTTCCCGCTTAGGGCTTTGGGTGCTGGTCGTCCTGGCCTCGCGGCCGACACCGGCATGTCGCATGTGTAATCCTCGTCGTGCCCCCGTTGCGTCGATCTGCCCCGCCCTACGGACAAACGCCCTGATAGCAAGTTGGCAGAATACCGTAGAGACCTGGGTGGGCGGTCGGCTCCCCGTCGTGCACAGTTCGCTGAGGCGGTGCCGGCCGATCCGTCTCAGAGATTTGCGCGGGGGAGTTTCCGGTGGTGGTGGCGTCGCGGTAGTGCGGCCGCGACATGTCGCCGATCTGGTGATACCTCTGTGCGGTATGGCGACGTGCAGGCACCATTGACATTCGCAGCTGGCGGCATCGAGAAGGGTGTGGCGATGGCAATCGACAGGGATATCGACAGCGATATCGACGAGGAACCGGCGGTGGAGACCGCCGTGCAGAAGCCAGAGAAGAGGCACTGGTGGGCACGGCAGTACACCTTCACCGGTACTGCGGTGGGCCTGGTCTTTCTCTGGCTGTCCATGACTCCTTCGTTGCTTCCCCGTGGACCGCTGTTCCAAGCGCTGGTCAGTGGGGGCTCGGGTGCCATCGGGTACGCGCTGGGTGTGCTGGCGGTGTGGTTGGTGCGGTACATGCGGTCACAGGATTCGAGTCCTAAGGCGCCGCGCATCGCGTGGTGGATTCTCATCGTCGTGGGGATCATCGGTACCGCCCTGATGATCGTGTGGTTCCACTTTTGGCAGGACCGCGTGCGCGACCTCATGGGTGTGCCGAGGCTGAGTTTCTGGGCGCACCCGCAGACCGCTGCGATGTCCATCCTCGTTTTGTTCATCCTGGTCGAGATTGGCCAGCAGATCCGCCATCTGATTCTGTTCCTCATCGAACGGCTCAATCGCGTGGCCCCCAAACGTGTCTCGGCTGTGGTTGCGGTCACACTGGTTGTTGTTCTTGCGATGGCACTCATCAACGGAGTCGTCGTCAGGGTTGCGATGGATTTCTTGAACAACACCTTCTCGGCGGTGAACAACGAGGAGAACCCGGACAACCCCGCGCCTACGACGGCGCTGCGCTCGGGTGGGCCGGGGTCGTTGGTCTCTTGGGCTTCACTGGGTAACCAGGGCCGCGCCTTCATCGGGGGCGGTGCCACCACACAAGAGCTTTCGGCGTTCAACAAGGCTCCGGCCACCGAGCCGATCCGGGCCTACGCGGGTATGGAATCGGCCGACGGCATCAAGGCAACGGCCGAGTTGGCGGCCAGTGAGCTGGAACGTGAGGGGGGCCTGCACCGCAAGGTAGTCGCGGTGGCTACCACCACGGGAACCGGCTGGATCAACGAAGCCGAGGCAGACGCCCTCGAATACATGTACAACGGCGACACCGCCATCGTCAGCATGCAGTACTCATTTCTGCCCAGCTGGCTCTCGTTCCTGGTGGACAAGGAGAACGCGCGCCAGGCGGGACAGGCGTTGTTTGAGGCCGTCTCGGCACGGGTCCGCGCGATGCCGGAGGGGATGCGGCCCAAGCTCGTGGTGTTCGGGGAGAGCCTCGGGTCGTTCGGCGGTGAGGCCCCGTTCCTGTCGGTCAACAACATCGTGGCCCGCACCGACGGTGCGCTGTTCTCCGGCCCGACCTTCAACAACACGATGTGGCTGGAAGCCACCCATAACCGCGACGACGGTTCTCCGGAAGTGTTGCCCATTTACGACAACGGCAGAAACGTCCGATTCGCTTCGCGCCCAGAAGATCTCAAACGGCCCGCCGATCCGTGGGGACGTCCGCGCATCGTCTATCTGCAGCACGCGTCGGACCCGATCGCGTGGTGGAATTCCGACCTCATCTTGAGTAAGCCCGACTGGCTGCGCGAACCTCGCGGCTACGACGTGTTGCCCAGCATGGAGTGGATTCCGTTTGTCACCTTCTTGCAGGTGTCCGTTGATATGGCCGTGGCGGTCGATGTTCCCGACGGGCATGGCCATGTTTACGTCAAAGCCGTGGCCGATGCCTGGGCAGCGATTCTGCAGCCTCCGGGCTGGACACCGGAGAAGACTGAACGGCTGCGGCCGCTGCTGCGCTCGGGGGAGTAGCGGACCGCGCCCGTGCGGCGGCTGTTCCGTACGGTGGGCTGGGTGAGCCACACCCTGGGGTCAAGCAACTTCGTAAGCACCGCCGACGGGCGTGCGTTGCACTACATGGTCGCCGGAACCGGTGACCCGACAGTGGTCTTCGAGTCGGGAATGGGATTTTCGCGGTCGGCATGGGGGCTTGTGCAACCTCTTGTCGCCCAGCGTTTTCGGTCGGTGGTCTATGACCGCGCGAACTTGGGGCGCAGCGATGACGATGATCAACCGCGCACACTGGAGCGCATCACCGAGGATCTGGATGCCCTGCTGACGGCGCTCGATTCGGGCCCGTACATCCTGGTTGGTCACAGTTACGGTGGAACCATCGCGCTGGCGTCGACCGCTGCCGATCCGTCACGCATCGCGGGGATCATTCTCGTCGATCACTCCGACGAGAATCTGGATTCGTACTTCCGGCCGACCTCGCTCGGCCTCCAGATCCTCGGCACCATTCATCGTGCGGCACTCGATGCGCTGGGACGGGTGGGTCTGCTGTCGCACATCGTCCGCCGCATGATGCCGCGGATGCCGCGCGACGTCGTCGAGGACATGACGTCCGAAGATCTCACCTGGAGGGCAGGGCGGGCCGCTAACGAGGAGGACCG
This window encodes:
- a CDS encoding 2-aminoethylphosphonate ABC transporter permease subunit is translated as MTTVLERANPTDAKPGREPRRTVPMLWALPPLVVMIVIIVYPLLRVLSNSAEGKGNSTWLAVLTSTLFQRALVSTAQIAVLTTIGCLALGTFIAIVLSFVPFPGSELVGRLIDTVLALPSFLITLAFTFLYGTAGAVNAVVAGISGGARPLDFLSSPTGVILAEITFFTPFVVRPLLAAFATVPREQLDVAASLGASPWRVLRTVLMPEAWPALMAGGSLVLLLALNEFGIVLFTGAKEVVTLPVLIYTRGIVTFDLPGAAVIATIQVALSLALYGLYRIIFSRMVSRRTTFHPKGA
- a CDS encoding ABC transporter permease, coding for MLLWTRRSRLILWTVFVAAVTVIFLAPIATVVLAGFAGTWTGPLPSQLGFERFGEALSGDDLASLAVSLQTALIASAFALVLGGWAALSVREVPPWFRRAIDVVFHLPIAIPSVAIGLGLLIAFNERPFLLGGTKWIVILAHTALVLAFAFSSVAAALERLDPAYRQVAESLGAGPGRVLAKVTLPLLMPSLGAAAGLAIALSMGELGATVMVYPATWRTLPVTIFGLSDRGQVFSAAASTTLLLLVTLLALLVVGRVRGKAALR
- a CDS encoding AI-2E family transporter — its product is MAQPHSEDEGPIAEAERRAAQIRSDQHPLGRRGTTWNRHAPFYVGLMASAGVAVTYGVVHLLAAMSSVLILIGLAMFVALGLEPAVSWLVNHRCPRWAAVSVVVLVAFGALAAFLAAAIPPLVEQGTQLVHQTPRYIQAAQDHSSFIGQINDRFDVQRHIGEFVNREGDTAFSDLLRAGTAVFGALADLGIVAVLTIYFLIDMPRIRATVYRLVPHSRRPRAVLIGDEVFAKVGAYVGGNVVTSIIAGVATFIWCAAFDVPYAVLLGVLVAMFDLIPYGSTVAGIVVAAVALTVSIPVAAGTLAFYVGFRWFEDYVLTPKVIGRVVKVPAGVTVVAVLIGGALLGIVGVLVAIPIAAAVQVLAQELLFPALDEA
- a CDS encoding MaoC family dehydratase — protein: MSTKLATPQELLSLGRVELGTSSWVQITQEQVNEFADATGDRQWIHTDTERAKAGPFGGTIVHGYLTLALAPAFLDEVLEIASYDAVLNYGVNKVRFPAPLHVGARVRGHVTLLSAKLRDKGTVEATYGIKYEIEGKDRPPCAAESVYLYQ
- a CDS encoding sensor domain-containing protein, whose protein sequence is MFADMRWSVPLVVALLLGVVACQRGVDGEATADRASVSAGPIQPAQLDQLLTPAQSLSVTPGKPLFETDMQSVLWIGADPAECQGVVGYGRHPLFPTNYTGREARTQTDNQYPNQHQLLEVSATYPGDFQASRFLESVRTTVSKCQLSVAAWGDDQKRNTVTPGPVVPGSPDMVRWSTNLDGDQWICEFTVIAKANVISQLVTCSADRSIDNKALSDKRLQKIEELLNSKV
- a CDS encoding TetR family transcriptional regulator, whose translation is MRHAGVGREARTTSTQSPKRERRRRGSITAEDIIAGAFELAEEIGICGLSMPLLAKHLDVGVTSIYWYFRKKGELLDAMTDRATKQYHFAAPFVGDETWQDALRSHTRRMRQAFRERPVLVELILMRTSELSAEALQASIQNLESLVQTLIGVGFSPDNALDVYFSLSLHIRGIVVLEHMDTVMPASGEARSVVPNASLAPTLHDLASRGHSIATISDANFDFTVDAIIERAENLLAQDIAAREAS
- a CDS encoding alpha/beta hydrolase — translated: MAIDRDIDSDIDEEPAVETAVQKPEKRHWWARQYTFTGTAVGLVFLWLSMTPSLLPRGPLFQALVSGGSGAIGYALGVLAVWLVRYMRSQDSSPKAPRIAWWILIVVGIIGTALMIVWFHFWQDRVRDLMGVPRLSFWAHPQTAAMSILVLFILVEIGQQIRHLILFLIERLNRVAPKRVSAVVAVTLVVVLAMALINGVVVRVAMDFLNNTFSAVNNEENPDNPAPTTALRSGGPGSLVSWASLGNQGRAFIGGGATTQELSAFNKAPATEPIRAYAGMESADGIKATAELAASELEREGGLHRKVVAVATTTGTGWINEAEADALEYMYNGDTAIVSMQYSFLPSWLSFLVDKENARQAGQALFEAVSARVRAMPEGMRPKLVVFGESLGSFGGEAPFLSVNNIVARTDGALFSGPTFNNTMWLEATHNRDDGSPEVLPIYDNGRNVRFASRPEDLKRPADPWGRPRIVYLQHASDPIAWWNSDLILSKPDWLREPRGYDVLPSMEWIPFVTFLQVSVDMAVAVDVPDGHGHVYVKAVADAWAAILQPPGWTPEKTERLRPLLRSGE
- a CDS encoding alpha/beta fold hydrolase, whose product is MSHTLGSSNFVSTADGRALHYMVAGTGDPTVVFESGMGFSRSAWGLVQPLVAQRFRSVVYDRANLGRSDDDDQPRTLERITEDLDALLTALDSGPYILVGHSYGGTIALASTAADPSRIAGIILVDHSDENLDSYFRPTSLGLQILGTIHRAALDALGRVGLLSHIVRRMMPRMPRDVVEDMTSEDLTWRAGRAANEEDRRFVAGLAGLRDNPPMVNGIPVTVISGARAEFLNEETRSELNAAHQLTAHRLGARHVVARKSGHQIVLTEPRLIADEVFRMAGA